Proteins encoded by one window of Glycine soja cultivar W05 chromosome 15, ASM419377v2, whole genome shotgun sequence:
- the LOC114386595 gene encoding G-type lectin S-receptor-like serine/threonine-protein kinase At1g67520 isoform X2 codes for MVCYKLGESHFLLVLTCLWLWLWWSTRIHVIAAYHSLRPGDTLNSTTELCSENDKYCLGFSQFSSAHNSTYLRIYAKGKGDWNMWIGNRNQPLDMDSAVLSLSHSGVLKIESKDMEPIILYSSTQPSNNTVATLMNTSNFVLQRLQPGGTESTVLWQSFDYPTDKLLPGMKLGVNHKTGRNWSLVSSMGYANPALGAFRLEWEPRRRELLIKQRGQLCWTSGELRKNIGFMHNTHYMIVSNDDESYFTITTLNEELTRWELLKTGQLINRNGDDNVARADMCYGYNTDGGCQKWEDIPFCRNPGDAFELKEVYLNLNLKNFLANSSYSPSDCRDTCWKNCSCDGFTDYYDDGTGCIFVYLNLTEGADFASGGEKFYILVKNTHHKGTKKWIWISILIVAALFSICAFILYLALKKRKLRFEDKNRKEMEINKMEDLATSNRFYDARDPEDEFKKRQDLKVFSYTSVLLASNDFSTENKLGQGGFGPVYKGIQPNGQEVAIKRLSKTSSQGTAEFKNELMLIGELQHMNLVQLLGYCIHGEERILIYEYMHNKSLDFYLFDGTRSKLLDWKKRFNIIEGISQGLLYLHKYSRLKVIHRDLKASNILLDENMNPKISDFGLARMFTRQESTTNTSRIVGTYGYMSPEYAMEGVFSVKSDVYSFGVLLLEIVSGRRNTSFYDGDRFLNLIGHAWELWNEGACLKLIDPSLTESPDLDEVQRCIHIGLLCVEQNANNRPLMSQIISMLSNKNPITLPQRPAFYFGSETFDGIISSTEFCTDSTKAITTSREIESR; via the exons ATGGTGTGTTATAAACTGGGGGAATCTCATTTCTTGCTTGTTTTAACATGCttgtggttgtggttgtggtggAGTACTCGTATCCACGTTATTGCTGCATATCACAGTTTGAGGCCCGGTGATACTCTGAATTCCACAACCGAACTGTGTTCTGAAAACGATAAATATTGCTTGGGTTTTTCCCAATTTAGTTCTGCTCATAACAGCACTTATTTGCGGATATACGCCAAAGGAAAAGGTGACTGGAACATGTGGATTGGTAATAGAAACCAACCACTTGACATGGATTCCGCAGTTCTGTCGCTGAGCCACTCTGGAGTACTGAAAATAGAATCCAAAGACATGGAACCTATCATCCTTTACTCTTCAACGCAGCCGTCGAACAACACTGTGGCAACATTGATGAACACGAGCAATTTTGTGTTGCAACGCCTTCAACCCGGTGGGACTGAGAGTACTGTGTTGTGGCAAAGTTTTGATTATCCTACTGATAAGTTGCTCCCTGGGATGAAGTTAGGAGTCAATCACAAAACTGGTCGCAATTGGTCTCTAGTTTCGTCAATGGGTTATGCTAACCCAGCTCTTGGGGCATTCAGGCTTGAATGGGAACCCAGAAGAAGAGAATTACTCATCAAGCAACGAGGACAATTGTGTTGGACAAGTGGAGAACTCCGAAAAAACATAGGATTCATGCACAACACGCATTACATGATTGTCTCAAACGACGACGAAAGCTACTTCACAATTACAACTTTGAATGAAGAGTTAACAAGATGGGAGCTATTAAAAACTGGGCAGTTGATTAATAGGAATGGAGATGACAATGTTGCAAGGGCTGATATGTGTTATGGGTACAACACAGATGGAGGGTGCCAAAAATGGGAGGACATACCCTTCTGCAGAAATCCTGGTGATGCATTTGAACTCAAAGAAGTTTACCTCAATTTAAACCTGAAAAATTTTCTGGCTAATTCGAGTTATAGCCCGAGTGATTGCCGGGATACTTGCTGGAAAAATTGTAGTTGTGATGGATTCACAGATTATTACGATGATGGAACTGGTTGTATATTCgtgtatttaaatttaacaGAAGGTGCTGATTTTGCAAGTGGGGGCGAAAAATTTTACATATTGGTAAAGAACACCCATCACAAAG GTACAAAAAAGTGGATATGGATAAGTATTCTAATAGTAGCTGCTCTATTTTCAATATGTGCTTTCATTCTGTATCTGGccttaaagaaaagaaaacttcgGTTTGAAG ataaaaacagaaaagaaatgGAAATTAATAAGATGGAAGATTTAGCAACTTCAAATAGATTCTACGATGCCAGAGATCCTGAAGATGAGTTCAAGAAGAGACAAGATCTAAAAGTATTTAGCTACACATCAGTTCTGTTAGCATCCAATGATTTTTCAACTGAAAACAAGTTAGGACAAGGAGGATTTGGACCTGTTTATAAG GGAATCCAACCAAATGGGCAAGAAGTTGCCATAAAAAGACTTTCTAAAACATCTTCACAAGGAACTGCGGAATTCAAAAATGAACTAATGCTTATAGGTGAGCTTCAGCACATGAATCTTGTACAACTACTTGGATACTGCATTCACGGCGAAGAGAGGATTCTAATTTACGAGTATATGCATAACAAAAGCTTGGATTTCTATTTATTTG ATGGTACTAGAAGCAAGCTACTAGACTGGAAGAAGCGTTTCAACATAATAGAAGGAATTTCTCAAGGATTACTCTATCTTCACAAGTACTCAAGACTGAAAGTCATTCACAGAGACTTAAAAGCTAGTAATATACTTCTTGATGAGAATATGAACCCcaaaatttctgattttggaTTAGCAAGAATGTTTACACGACAAGAATCCACAACTAACACTAGTAGGATTGTTGGCACCTA tgGTTACATGTCTCCTGAATATGCCATGGAAGGAGTTTTCTCTGTAAAGTCTGATGTGTATAGCTTTGGAGTCTTACTACTTGAAATTGTTAGTGGAAGAAGAAACACTAGCTTCTACGATGGTGACCGCTTTCTAAATCTAATAGGACAT GCATGGGAGTTATGGAATGAAGGTGCATGTCTAAAATTAATTGATCCATCTCTAACTGAGTCACCTGATCTTGATGAAGTGCAAAGATGTATTCATATTGGTCTCTTATGTGTAGAACAAAATGCAAATAATCGACCCTTAATGTCACAAATCATATCAATGTTATCAAACAAGAATCCAATTACCTTACCTCAAAGACCAGCATTCTATTTTGGAAGCGAGACCTTTGATGGGATAATATCTTCTACAGAGTTTTGTACGGATTCAACGAAAGCAATAACCACTTCCAGAGAAATAGAATCAAG GTAA